AAATATAACAGATAGTATGGCAAATGCTATgccattaaaatatttaaattatgataaaagtTTTTGTATTGacgaattaaatgatataGTCAGATCACCATGGATAATGATGCATAAGCATGTATTAACACCATCATccgaagaaattaataaaaatcctaGAGTCAGATCAGCAAAATTTAGAGCTATTActaaagttaaataaattactcacaaaattacgaaatattgtttttctatttaaattacTAATATGATCTTATTAgttatttataagataatattttatatagaatatacagtatatatatggaatatacatatagtacaTGGAgtacgaaaaatataaatagaaaaagttattGCTATATGactataatatgaaaaatgaatttatatttaaaataatcctTCTATCTCATTCGTTTCACTATTCCAATCCATATCATAAATACTTGGCCTAGTAGAAAGACCTGGCATCATCATGATCtgcaatttttaaaaatgttcgcgaaataaatttttaagtttaattaaaatttttcaatttatagtTGAAAGTCTTACCTCTCCAACAGATGCTACGACAAATTTAGCACCAACGGCTACAAATATGTCATTGATATCAAGTTTGAAACCTGTTGGGGCACCTTTGATAGATGGATCTCCTGTTAGGGAGTTAGATGTTTTTGCCATACATATAGGATACTTATCGTAACCTAATGTGTtatatactttaattttttcttttacctaagattcgaaaaataagtaaaaatgtattattgcTGTGTATGTGTTAGtacttcaaatatataattctgtagaatattccaaatatttcttcatttaaaTTTACTCACTTTGTTTGCTAGAATAACTTCTCCAGCACCATACATTTCTTTAGCAATGACACTTATTTTCTCCTCAATACTAAGATCTAGATCATACAATGGCTTGAAGTTACTTGGTTTTTTTGTTGCAGCAATAACTGCATCTGCTAAAGCTGTTGCACCTCGTCCACCATCAGCCCAGTGAGTGCAAACCACTGTATCTGCTGCACCACTGTCCAATGCTACTTCTTTGATAAGTTGTAGTTCAGCTTCTGTATCGGTactagtaaaataataaatatttatttttattgcaataGGAAAAACGTATTCTCGcgatttattttagaaaaaatttattatgaatttcAGATATACTTAATGCAAAATGAAATACTTACGTGTATGAATTTATAGCTACAACAACGGGTACTCCAAATTTCAGACCATTGCTAATATGCTTCTGAAGATTTGGAAGACCTTTTCTAACAAGTTCGACATTTTCTTcaatgtattctttttttagagtTGCACCTGGAGTTACTACTGGACCACCACCATGCATTTTCAAGGCTCTTACGGTTGTAACAAGAACAACAGCATTCGGCACGAGTCCAGATGTTCTACACTTAATGTCAAAGAACTTTTCCATGCCTATATCAGAACCAAATCCAGCTTCTGTCACTACAATACCATTTGGTCCCACTAGTTTTAATGCAATAGTATCTGCTATTATCGAGGAACAACCGTGTGCGATATTAGCGAATGGACCAGCATGAACCATTACAGGTGTACCTTCCAAAGATTGCATTAGCGTTGGTTCAATCGCATCTTTCAGAAGAATAGCCATAGCACCAGTCATGCCCTATTAAATTGATAACAGTAGGTAAAGAATAAATGCAAATAGATCAAAATATCTCAACTTCTAATATCGTGAACTAAATACGAACAAAATCTTCAGCAGTTAAAGGCTCGCCGCTCTTACTGAATCCAACTACTATATTGCCCAATCTTTGTTTCAAGTCTTCGACGTTCGCAGCTAAAGCAAGTATCGCCATTATCtcagaagaaacagaaattttgaaagaagTCTCCCTTGTCTTATTCTTTTCGGTCGAACTTTGACCAATAGTTATTTTACGTAGGAAACGATCATTTATATCAACCACtgcaaaaaaagataagtttTAATGAAAGTGTACTCGTTCAACTAAcgttaaagtaattaattttatttttcttattgcaTATACCTCTTGTCCATGTAATATTATGTGGATCGATGTCCAATCGTGCGAACTTGCGTTGTTCTTCTTCCGTCAAGGAATTTGGATCGGTTTTTGTGATCCCAAGTTTTTGCAAACGCTTTAATTGAATTTTGGAGAATTTTCGAACACCTTTGATTGTAGGTACTAATCTGTCGTAAAGAGCCTTGTCATTTTGAGTGGATTCATGAAAGTATCGAGCATCGATTTGAGCTGCTAAAAGATTATTTGCCGCGGATATAGCGTGAATGTCTCCGGTTAAGTGAAGATTGAATTCTTCCATAGGAATTAcctagaaaggaaaaaataagaacatatttcattataacaataagacttcaaattttataattttatttttgaacaTACTTGCGCATATCCACCACCAGCAGCTCCTCCTTTAACTCCGAAAGTAGGACCTTGGCTAGGCTGTCTTAACGTAACAAAAGAATTTGTTCCTTTATGCGCTGAGAGAGCTTGCACTAATCCAAGAGCCGTCGTACTTTTACCTTCACCGAGAGGTGTTGGCGTAATACCAGCGACGACCACGAATTTTCCATTCTGCTGATTCTTCAGTCTCTTTAGGACACTTAAACTTATTTTACCCTTATTGTCTCCATAAGGACTTAGTTCATTTGGTAACAGACCGATTTCTTCAGCCAAGTTAACAATAGGTTTATATGTCTGACTTCTAGAAATAGCTATATCACTTGGAACTGGTTTCTCTGGATTAATCTTCAAAATCCTTAGTTTCCAATCGACATTAAGAAGATTTTCAGCTGCTTTTTTGGCCGACGTTACTGTATTTTTCATCAGCATGGCTACCGTCATAGGACCAACACCACCAGGAACCGGCGTAATGTATGAAGCTACTTTTGAAGCTTCCTCGTAAGCGACGTCGCCTACTAAACGCTCACCGGTTTTTTTTCCAGAATCTGGAAAACATGTTAGATGTATTATTCAATTTAACGTGAGAATATAATCGTTCTTATCATATGCGTTAATTGAATTTGAAGAGATTTTTATCGAACAGTATCTCGAAAATAACGACTTGAACAGACACATTACAAGacaaaaattttactttattactatatttttatcgatattatcgatttaaGGTATTTTTCAATTCTAAATTAAGTATATAGGCAATTGAGAACTTTTTCCCTTTATCTTACCCGGAATAGAATTGATGCCACAATCGATTACGACAGCGCCTGATTTTATCCAACTCCCTTTGACGAATTCAGGCTTACCGATAGCCACGATCAAGATATCGGCTTGAGAGAcctcaaaaattaattaaattgagaaataaagcaattttttattatttgtaatttacatttatcttcatatcgtttcgaataaattcattttcaaacTTCTTGCTCGAAAAACTTACTATTTCTGGaagatttttcgtttttgaaTGACATATCGTTACTGTCGCATTATgccattttaataattcagcTGCTGGTGTACCTACAATTTTACTTCTACCCAAAACTACGGCTTGAGCACCGACGATTGGTACACCGCTCctacaatataatattgagtttaaaaacgttaaagcagttttatacgatttgttttatacattttcaattactttttaatgagCTCGATACAGCCATTAGGTGTGCATGGTACAAATCCTGACATATCGCCGATTGTAACTCTTCCTTCGTTAATCGTGTTGAGactgaaaaaaatgtttcataataagtacacacacgcacacacacatttatatatctatatatattttatttctacgtgtgttatattatatacatatgtacatatgtatattttataatttttcaaaattattattgtgtgAAACTGCTTAATGTTTTAAATCACCGGAAATACGAGATAAAAATGTCTATTCTAAATTTCatgattaagattaagatttgTAGATTATTTCGGTGATTCTTCCaattgtatttaatatcgtatatacgatcgatatttttgttattatgaGAGAATGTGTAAGATCATAgatctgtaaaaaatattatgtttttttcgcgagattttttattctttttatctcataTTTTGCGTCATTTCATGTCAAAGAGCATGCCGATTGTAAggacttttatattttatataaaagcaCTGTTTTCAGTGAGTTTCGTAAAACATATTTGTTGCAAACTCatgatatcaaaaaaattttatctatagCTGTGcgataacgaaatatttattgttcgtAAAAGTAACGATAATGACGTATTGTTTTTGCGTCAAATAATGATATTGATTCTAAATTCTGATAATTACATTTTGAGAAGAATGAAAGTagcaaattattaatattccattaaatttaataatcatagatttttaaatcaaatggATCGATGAAACTTCTATTTTTTAGAAGTCGataaacttatattttttaaattgcttagcttatattaaaaaataaaaattttaaaataaaaatattaatttacccATCAACATCTTTAGAAGGAGACACTGTATTTGTGATTAAAtgagaattaatttcattaacggTGTCGAGCGGCATTTGAACAATGATACCGTGAGTGTTAGGATCATTGTTCAATTTGTTCACTACGTTGATCAATTCAGTTTCCGTTATGGTGTTCGGAAGTTTAACGTGCTGTACGTTTATGCCAATGTCGGTAGCTGCTTTGATTTTCATTCGTATATAAACGTTAGAATCTTGTCTACCGCCGACTTGGACAATAGCCAAACCAGGTGTAAAGTCTGGTAgctttgtttttaaatttgttacaTCTTGCGCCAAGGATGCACGAATTTCTCTGTAAGGAAAAGCTTCTATGAGAATTATttgttgaatttattatttcatatttaaaatgtacattatcaatcataattcattatatataataaacatatatattatgtgttcATGTgagatttttgaaataattacagATGATGGTATTCGAAATGATTTTGAATGTGGTAAGAGCGATcccatttcgtttttttcccgCCTTTGTAGGAACCATAACCTTAAATTTTACTCGCGAAGGAAATAACTCGTAAGACAGGTTAGTCCATGTTTTTCATAACTaatcttaattattttgaCCTTGAGCGAGTGTACAAATAACaacatttcataattttagatCAAATTAGCCAAttgttaatgaaataaataaattaattatcgttatatatcCTATCGTTATGCATATATTAAGACACATGTTGAATACGAAATAGAACATACAGATATGCTACTCGTTCGAAAGATGTATGTCAATAcatctaattaataaaaaataagtacaaatggataatatttataacttacTTTGCCAATTGTGTACCGGAGAGTACAATTCCTCGGACGTCCTCGCACGTGGACATGACTCGTTTAAAAAAACTGCAAAATTCAACGACAATGAAAACTTTAAAActtttcgtcttcgtttcttcgattaGCACGATTTCATTCGTCGAGAGATACTTGCAATAATACTTGATTTCTTATTATGCACGCCAGTTATAAAGTTGTGTGtgcacgtatacacatataacgCTTGGCGAGTGAATGTATAGAATGAACGCCGTTAGTGTCGACAACCGGCTTTTAGAAGCAGTCTCTGCGtaaatgaatgtatatatatagggtgatCCATTTAagacattatattatattttttacatggtatattaaacgttattatagactttataatctttaatatagatattctttaaataatttcaagagtttctttaaaaatatataactaataattatattaaaagtttactttgtattttaaaatattcaaaaatggATCATCCTGTAGCCATTTATCAATAcatcattatatatgtatatattttttctgataTAAGGTATCTGTTTCTTTAAtcacatatttaaatatcatatagcTTGTAGGTGATTGGCAGAtaagttatattttcttctgtaATTTTAAGACGTTTAAGCAATTCTATATGTTTGCAAAGATTTACACCATGAATTTTTACACCAGgtcacattttttttcgattttaatattcattcaaaagataaagattttttacaCGAATTTATTGATTCCGATTTttggaatatattattttttttgtcaaaaaatagataattttcaCACAAGTAAAAATTTGCTTTGGAAATCGGAAACGATAatctcgtataaaaaaatgtttattttccaAAGGAGTCATTGAtcatcaaaattaaataaaaattgcgtCTATAAGAATTCATGGCAtaaactttgtttttctttcaatttatgAAGCCGCAGTGGCGCTACTTCACATTCGTGTTAAAAGAGTTGAAGCTTCTTCTCCCACTACGCACCTACGCGACGTGGATATCTGTGCCTTATATAGTCGATCATTCAGAGATTCCAAAAAAAAGACGTCGACATGCTTCATAGCTCTCTGATATagcgtaaataaatatatatactacatgaAGGGATTCTCTTGCTATGCGTTTGCAAGCGTTTACGCCATGAATTCTCATGgttgtattttttgttcgattttgGTAATCAAAAActcattcgaaaaataaaggtttttttttttgaagacaattatttaaaaagaaaataatttttaaaagtaatttttaccCAAGTAAAAGCCTATTTTGAAAATCAAAAACTATGATCTCTtgtaaaaaatctttattttccaATTCAGTTATTGTTTatcaaaatcgaataaaaatagcgACTACAGGAATTTATGGCGTAAACTCTTGCAACATGCTGCATGGATTTTATGTAGATATGTTTGTATCGTTTCGCTATCCcgtatcgaaaaaataatgcatataacttttaattttaacttaTCACGTTACtttgaagaaaacaaataagcTATAGGTTGCTAagtaattattcttataatgaatagatttaattaaacacatatcattgattattatcaattagtgataattataatttagaataacgtaatatttattatcgcgtGTCTATCTGTTAGTGATttgttttcttgttattttaaatatatcagtagtttcttttaaataatattattatcagtttattattataatgaattgcAAATACAAAAAAGTTATGCATATAAAGTCAGTCGAGTATGGAAGAACATAAACGTCTATCTAGAAATCGCACGTTCTGTTTTTCTTACGGAATACGTATTGACTTCGTACTAGCTGTTCTATAAAAATTGACAATCATACATTGTCTGATGTCCCATTGTTAATTCAGTTCTTCAATTCACCCGCGCCGACAGCATGAGAGGTATAATGTTCCTATACGAGCAAACACACCGACACAATGAATCGAGAGAAGAGACAGGTTTCTCCTAACAtgcttttaattcatttttttccgtATTCGTCACTGAAATTACAAATGTCTCGGTGCAATATTggttaaacaattttaattttctgcATTATCCTGACATATTCCGAGATTTGATTATTGAAAGTGACTATATCTCAATCGATGAAACGGTAAcaataatatgtttatataaatatataaaatagtcgATGTTTCTTTCTAACGAAATATTAACTATAGAATAATAGTCTTACTTAAAAGCTCGGAGCGTCCTGATCATAGAATCGTTTATCGTGACACTATTATGAGAACTGTTAGCTTACAGAACTAACATGCATATTCAGGAAGGGTTTAGGAATCCATAATTATCGAGAATAATCAACTCATTTATGGGCCATTTAAGTTGCGTAACCGTTAGCGATAAACTTTAGTATTTATCGTGACCTTTGTCCATTACAAGACTTAAGTCTACGTATTTGATGAtacaagttttatatttttatttttacacgtTTATAGATTCGATTTGTAAATATACtgatcgaaaaaaatgattaataattaatgcgtttaatagttaattaaaattttttaattttaatttttaatatcaatttcgaGCTAAATTATTCTTCGAATTATTGAAACTTAACTATAGATAATTATAACTCATTTGACGATCCCACAAGTTTCAAATACTCTTAGTAACTTCATCAAGCATTCTGCAAAAGCGATTTGGCTTTTTGCTATGTTGTATCcttgaatatttcaatagaTCAAAGTGAGTATTACTTCTCATTTCGTATTTACTTCCCTATAGTAAATACTGAAGACGGCAAAAACAAAGATTATATTAGGTAGAATTTGCTTTGATGTTTCTAAtagttttaatcgaattattcaATTCAGAAAGTTTAGTCAAGAAGATATAATGACAAGATATAATgacataagaaaaataaattattagaatcattgatattaaatgAGAATTTACTTTAATTGTAAGCAGATAGAATTATCAAGTTAATTTTCAAtgttaatagataaataggtaATATCAACAACTCGTGTTTTTTAAATGATCAACAACGTATTTCTCTTGATATCGCAAGGCCCACTCGTTGATCGTTCTAAGATTAGTAAGATTAACCAAGATTCTCTTTCCGGCTCGTTCTCTCGGCTAGCTGTTAAACGGTGAGACGCTAGTCCGACAAAGGAGTTGCGTTTCGTGGTCGCATTCGTGATACTCCCCTTGTAACGTTACTGAGGGCCAACCGAAAGCAAGCTCATCCCCTGGGACAAGTTTATGCTCTCCTGCGAACCTACGTACTTCCACCGGTTCTCTCCTTATCCCTCTTGCCCATCGACTTTAATTACGTCTTATCTTCCTGGCTTTCCTGGACTCACCGCTGATTCCGAATTCCGATTGTCTCTCTGCCGAATTGTAAATTTTCTCCCGAAGAACtcacttttattctcttcgatTTAACACACGTTATGACCCTCTTGAAGGCCGTAGCAAGAATCTTCAATTCGATGGAATTCACAGAACAGTTAATGACAAATATTTGCTTACTTTAGACCCCTTCGATCTTATAACTTACTACTCAAGTAAATGAATGTTTCTCGAACGTTCGTTTGGCTGTTTGTTaagattaattgattttaaactTATATCTGAGAATTATTCCAAGATGTTGGGTTTAATGTTTTTGAAATTGTCGTTTCGATGCCAATTTGagcattaattattttctcttagcTATTCGAATCTTggtaaattttatcaaattcgaGCGATTCTTTATCAAGTAATTCTGtctcgttttgttttgttttatcatttattaaaattttaattttaggaTAAACAAGAACAGCGTGAAATTttaggtttcttttttttttctatctttcaatttcaatCTCGACTTATGAGAACGGCCTGAGGCAATCTTAGGTAGAATCGATATTAGCACGAGTTGCCTCCACCATCATATACTCCCACCCTAAACCATCCCGTCCCTCTTTCGTAGTTCCCTCGATTGGCCACCCCTTTGGTATATTCCCGAACGTCTTTCGATggcgttcttctcttttatcgttttagtTTGTTCCGAATTATTCATCCTATGTTAGGTCCACGAAAACCGTTGAAAAACTGAGATACTCTTCTTATGGATGACACGTGTGTTTCTGGCATCACGAGTTTACCGGTTCGCTACTTATAAGGGTGGAGAAAGCAGGATCGTTTAAGCAAGACTGGTTCTATTGGATGCATAACTGTCGTTATAATAATTGAGAATCCAAACCGGAATTTCTCGCTTATATTGATATtgggatgaagaagaaggagatgaaGAAGGAATGAAAATTTTGAGAGAACACCAAAGTTGAATACTTCATTATTGAAATACTCTATACATTTCAGTCTATTTCATTTAACTAGGAAGACAGCTTCGATTCCCAAGTTTCTAGGAACTTTGTAGATTCTAAACGTCAGGCTTATTATTTCCATGgcgatattctctctctctttctcccactctctctcgctctctctctctctctctctctctctctctcctttctctttctctttctctattcattctccttctctccatCTTAGCTTCGAGCGCCGTTTCGAGCCCTCTATCCACCGTTTCTCCTTTCAGCTTGCTTTTGCAACTAATATAGCCTTCGCGTTCGAGACCCGAACGAAAACGATGGAGGTTGGGAATGGAGCTAGAGGGGTGGTTGCTCTGAAAAGGGAGGCGAGTTCGTAGCTTCGTCGCAACGAAAGTACCTACGGATTCCAACTTGTGCGGATAGTTATGCTTAAGGGTTCTGCGGAGAAACTAGCCTTGGGGTGACCGAGGCCGCGAATCATCAG
This window of the Vespula vulgaris chromosome 6, iyVesVulg1.1, whole genome shotgun sequence genome carries:
- the LOC127064887 gene encoding C-1-tetrahydrofolate synthase, cytoplasmic isoform X3, which codes for MSTCEDVRGIVLSGTQLAKEIRASLAQDVTNLKTKLPDFTPGLAIVQVGGRQDSNVYIRMKIKAATDIGINVQHVKLPNTITETELINVVNKLNNDPNTHGIIVQMPLDTVNEINSHLITNTVSPSKDVDGLNTINEGRVTIGDMSGFVPCTPNGCIELIKKSGVPIVGAQAVVLGRSKIVGTPAAELLKWHNATVTICHSKTKNLPEIVSQADILIVAIGKPEFVKGSWIKSGAVVIDCGINSIPDSGKKTGERLVGDVAYEEASKVASYITPVPGGVGPMTVAMLMKNTVTSAKKAAENLLNVDWKLRILKINPEKPVPSDIAISRSQTYKPIVNLAEEIGLLPNELSPYGDNKGKISLSVLKRLKNQQNGKFVVVAGITPTPLGEGKSTTALGLVQALSAHKGTNSFVTLRQPSQGPTFGVKGGAAGGGYAQVIPMEEFNLHLTGDIHAISAANNLLAAQIDARYFHESTQNDKALYDRLVPTIKGVRKFSKIQLKRLQKLGITKTDPNSLTEEEQRKFARLDIDPHNITWTRVVDINDRFLRKITIGQSSTEKNKTRETSFKISVSSEIMAILALAANVEDLKQRLGNIVVGFSKSGEPLTAEDFGMTGAMAILLKDAIEPTLMQSLEGTPVMVHAGPFANIAHGCSSIIADTIALKLVGPNGIVVTEAGFGSDIGMEKFFDIKCRTSGLVPNAVVLVTTVRALKMHGGGPVVTPGATLKKEYIEENVELVRKGLPNLQKHISNGLKFGVPVVVAINSYTTDTEAELQLIKEVALDSGAADTVVCTHWADGGRGATALADAVIAATKKPSNFKPLYDLDLSIEEKISVIAKEMYGAGEVILANKVKEKIKVYNTLGYDKYPICMAKTSNSLTGDPSIKGAPTGFKLDINDIFVAVGAKFVVASVGEIMMMPGLSTRPSIYDMDWNSETNEIEGLF
- the LOC127064887 gene encoding C-1-tetrahydrofolate synthase, cytoplasmic isoform X1, which encodes MIRTLRAFNFFKRVMSTCEDVRGIVLSGTQLAKEIRASLAQDVTNLKTKLPDFTPGLAIVQVGGRQDSNVYIRMKIKAATDIGINVQHVKLPNTITETELINVVNKLNNDPNTHGIIVQMPLDTVNEINSHLITNTVSPSKDVDGLNTINEGRVTIGDMSGFVPCTPNGCIELIKKSGVPIVGAQAVVLGRSKIVGTPAAELLKWHNATVTICHSKTKNLPEIVSQADILIVAIGKPEFVKGSWIKSGAVVIDCGINSIPDSGKKTGERLVGDVAYEEASKVASYITPVPGGVGPMTVAMLMKNTVTSAKKAAENLLNVDWKLRILKINPEKPVPSDIAISRSQTYKPIVNLAEEIGLLPNELSPYGDNKGKISLSVLKRLKNQQNGKFVVVAGITPTPLGEGKSTTALGLVQALSAHKGTNSFVTLRQPSQGPTFGVKGGAAGGGYAQVIPMEEFNLHLTGDIHAISAANNLLAAQIDARYFHESTQNDKALYDRLVPTIKGVRKFSKIQLKRLQKLGITKTDPNSLTEEEQRKFARLDIDPHNITWTRVVDINDRFLRKITIGQSSTEKNKTRETSFKISVSSEIMAILALAANVEDLKQRLGNIVVGFSKSGEPLTAEDFGMTGAMAILLKDAIEPTLMQSLEGTPVMVHAGPFANIAHGCSSIIADTIALKLVGPNGIVVTEAGFGSDIGMEKFFDIKCRTSGLVPNAVVLVTTVRALKMHGGGPVVTPGATLKKEYIEENVELVRKGLPNLQKHISNGLKFGVPVVVAINSYTTDTEAELQLIKEVALDSGAADTVVCTHWADGGRGATALADAVIAATKKPSNFKPLYDLDLSIEEKISVIAKEMYGAGEVILANKVKEKIKVYNTLGYDKYPICMAKTSNSLTGDPSIKGAPTGFKLDINDIFVAVGAKFVVASVGEIMMMPGLSTRPSIYDMDWNSETNEIEGLF
- the LOC127064887 gene encoding C-1-tetrahydrofolate synthase, cytoplasmic isoform X2, with amino-acid sequence MGHQTIFFKRVMSTCEDVRGIVLSGTQLAKEIRASLAQDVTNLKTKLPDFTPGLAIVQVGGRQDSNVYIRMKIKAATDIGINVQHVKLPNTITETELINVVNKLNNDPNTHGIIVQMPLDTVNEINSHLITNTVSPSKDVDGLNTINEGRVTIGDMSGFVPCTPNGCIELIKKSGVPIVGAQAVVLGRSKIVGTPAAELLKWHNATVTICHSKTKNLPEIVSQADILIVAIGKPEFVKGSWIKSGAVVIDCGINSIPDSGKKTGERLVGDVAYEEASKVASYITPVPGGVGPMTVAMLMKNTVTSAKKAAENLLNVDWKLRILKINPEKPVPSDIAISRSQTYKPIVNLAEEIGLLPNELSPYGDNKGKISLSVLKRLKNQQNGKFVVVAGITPTPLGEGKSTTALGLVQALSAHKGTNSFVTLRQPSQGPTFGVKGGAAGGGYAQVIPMEEFNLHLTGDIHAISAANNLLAAQIDARYFHESTQNDKALYDRLVPTIKGVRKFSKIQLKRLQKLGITKTDPNSLTEEEQRKFARLDIDPHNITWTRVVDINDRFLRKITIGQSSTEKNKTRETSFKISVSSEIMAILALAANVEDLKQRLGNIVVGFSKSGEPLTAEDFGMTGAMAILLKDAIEPTLMQSLEGTPVMVHAGPFANIAHGCSSIIADTIALKLVGPNGIVVTEAGFGSDIGMEKFFDIKCRTSGLVPNAVVLVTTVRALKMHGGGPVVTPGATLKKEYIEENVELVRKGLPNLQKHISNGLKFGVPVVVAINSYTTDTEAELQLIKEVALDSGAADTVVCTHWADGGRGATALADAVIAATKKPSNFKPLYDLDLSIEEKISVIAKEMYGAGEVILANKVKEKIKVYNTLGYDKYPICMAKTSNSLTGDPSIKGAPTGFKLDINDIFVAVGAKFVVASVGEIMMMPGLSTRPSIYDMDWNSETNEIEGLF